From Camelus ferus isolate YT-003-E chromosome 15, BCGSAC_Cfer_1.0, whole genome shotgun sequence, the proteins below share one genomic window:
- the CAD gene encoding LOW QUALITY PROTEIN: CAD protein (The sequence of the model RefSeq protein was modified relative to this genomic sequence to represent the inferred CDS: inserted 1 base in 1 codon), which produces MLHARCCLNQKGIILGLDLQNCSLKDPGPNFPQAHTAVIIDLQANPLQDELANAFHGFIQLQTLILPQDVNCPGGINAWDNVTYYINNQTCQGQRNLCNSTGDPEMCPENGSCAPDGPGLMQCICADGFHGXQVYAPGLVLTACVLWYSGIHHIIHLHPALGDPTPKSQGFMNHTGLTIDLKIIPIYLSPDREICFLDIVGRRVLARHKPPLEGRWKLAQLWGVVDTPVPEWTSHQVPFVLLTIINISFSSFFSPNTFFRGERRPGFGFVCFLVGVGRGYLGTAGFLRVPLALLRAEEVTPPCAALAPPLTFPAPPLTPPAARAAAVCRRPERLGYCAFRAALAADTGAVSHVDRLRARCPHVVLASAGAYCASRISVLTPPLSSVSMAALVLEDGSVLRGQPFGAAVSTAGEVVFQTGMVGYPEALTDPSYKAQILVLTYPLIGNYGIPPDEVDEFGLSKWFESSGIHVAGLVVGESCPTPSHWSTTCTLHEWLQQHGIPGLQGVDTRELTKKLREQGSLLGKLVQDGTEPSTLPFLDPNARPLVPEVSIKVPRVFNAGGTPRILALDCGLKYNQIRCLCQRGAEVTVVPWDHALDSQEYEGLFLSNGPGDPTSYPNVVSTLSRVLSEPNPRPVFGICLGHQLLALAIGAKTYKMRYGNRGHNQPCLLVGSGRCFLTSQNHGFAVETDSLPASWLPLFTNANDHSNEGIVHDSLPFFSVQFHPEHQAGPFDMEVLFDIFLETVKESTAGNPGGQTVRERLAERLCLPGIPTPGSGLPPPRKVLILGSGGLSIGQAGEFDYSGSQAIKALKEENIQTLLINPNIATVQTSQGLADKVYFLPITPHYVTQVIRNERPDGVLLTFGGQTALNCGVELTKAGVLARYGVRVLGTPVETIELTEDRRAFASRMAEIGEHVAPSEAANSLEQAQAAAERLGYPVLVRAAFALGGLGSGFASNKEELSALVAPAFAHTSQVLVDKSLKGWKEIEYEVVRDAYGNCVTVCNMENLDPLGIHTGESIVVAPSQTLNDREYQLLRQTAIKVTQHLGIVGECNVQYALNPESEQYYIIEVNARLSRSSALASKATGYPLAYVAAKLALGIPLPELRNSVTGGTAAFEPSLDYCVVKIPRWDLSKFLRVSTKIGSCMKSVGEVMGIGRSFEEAFQKALRMVDENCVGFDHTVKPVSDMELETPTDKRIFVVAAALWAGYSVDRLYELTRIDRWFLHRMKRIIAHTQLLEQHRGQSLPPALLQQAKRLGFSDKQIALAVLSTELAVRKLRQELGICPAVKQIDTVAAEWPAQTNYLYLTYWGTTHDLSFRTPHVLVLGSGVYRIGSSVEFDWCAVGCIQQLRKMGYKTIMVNYNPETVSTDYDMCDRLYFDEISFEVVMDIYELENPEGVILSMGGQLPNNMAMALHRQQCRVLGTSPEAIDSAENRFKFSRLLDTIGISQPQWRELSDLESARQFCQTVGYPCVVRPSYVLSGAAMNVAYTDGDLERFLSSAAAVSKEHPVVISKFIQEAKEIDVDAVACDGVVAAIAISEHVENAGVHSGDATLVTPPQDITAKTLERIKAIVHAVGQELQVTGPFNLQLIAKDDQLKVIECNVRVSRSFPFVSKTLGVDLVALATRVIMGEEVEPVGLMTGSGVVGVKVPQFSFSRLAGADVVLGVEMTSTGEVAGFGESRCEAYLKAMLSTGFKIPKKNILLTIGSYKNKSELLPTVRLLESLGYSLYASLGTADFYTEHGVKVTAVDWHFEEAVDGECPPQRSILEQLAEKNFELVINLSMRGAGGRRLSSFVTKGYRTRRLAADFSVPLIIDIKCTKLFVEALGQIGPAPPLKVHVDCMTSQKLVRLPGLIDIHVHLREPGGTHKEDFASGTAAALAGGVTMVCAMPNTRPPIIDAPALALAQKLAEAGARCDYALFLGASSENAGTLGAVAASAAGLKLYLNETFSELQLDSVAQWMEHFETWPSHLPIVAHAERQSVAAILMVAQLTQRSVHICHVARKEEILLIKAAKARGLPVTCEVAPHHLFLSHDDLKRLGPGKGEVRPELGSRQDMEALWENMAVIDCFASDHAPHTLEEKCGPQPPPGFPGLETMLPLLLTAVSEGRLSLDDLLQRLHHNPRRIFHLPPQEDTYVEVDLEHEWTVPSHMPFSKAHWTPFEGQKVKGTVRRVVLRGEVAYIDGQVLVPPGYGQDVRKWPQGAVPQLTPSAPAASEITTTPERPRRGLPGLPDGRFHLPPRIHRASDPGLSAEEPKEKSRKAAEPELMGTLDGTCYPPPPVPRQASPQNLGTPGLLHPQTSPLLHSLVGQHILSVQQFTKDQMSHLFNVAHTLRMMVQKERSLDILKGKVMASMFYEVSTRTSSSFAAAMARLGGAVLSFSEATSSVQKGESLADSVQTMSCYADVVVLRHPQPGAVELAAKHCRRPVINAGDGVGEHPTQALLDIFTIREELGTVNGMTITMVGDLKHGRTVHSLACLLTQYRVSLRYVAPPSLRMPPNVRAFVASRGTKQEEFESIEEALPDTDVLYMTRIQKERFGSTQEYEACFGQFILTPHIMTRAKKKMVVMHPMPRVNEISVEVDSDPRAAYFRQAENGMYIRMALLATVLGRF; this is translated from the exons ATGCTGCATGCCCGCTGCTGCCTGAATCAGAAGGGCATCATCTTGGG GCTGGATCTCCAGAACTGTTCTCTGAAGGACCCTGGTCCAAACTTTCCTCAGGCACATACTGCTGTCATCAT AGACCTGCAGGCAAACCCCCTCCAGGATGAGTTGGCCAATGCCTTCCATGGCTTTATTCAGCTCCAGACTCT GATACTGCCACAAGATGTCAACTGTCCTGGAGGTATTAATGCCTGGGATAATGTCACTTATTATATAAACAACCAAACCTGCCAAGGACAAAGGAACCTTTGCAACAGCACTGGGGACCCAG AAATGTGTCCTGAGAATGGATCTTGTGCACCTGATGGTCCAGGTCTCATGCAATGTATTTGTGCTGATGGCTTCCATG TACAAGTGTATGCGCCAG GGCTCGTTCTCACTGCTTGTGTTCTTTGGTATTCTGGGATCCACCACATTATCCATCTCCATCCTGCTTTGGGGGACCCAACGCCGAAAAGCCAAGGCTTCATGAACCACACAGGTCTTACTATTGACCTAAAGATCATCCCCATCTATCTTAGCCCAGACAGGGAGATTTGCTTTCTAGACATCGTTGGTCGGCGGGTCCTCGCAAGGCATAAGCCACCTTTGGAAGGAAGATGGAAACTCGCACAACTCTGGGGTGTTGTGGACACGCCAGTCCCGGAGTGGACTAGTCACCAGGTCCCATTTGTGCTGTTGAccataataaacatttctttttcttcttttttctcccccaacaCCTTTTTTCGGGGGGAAAGGCGCCCAGGCTTTGGCTTTGTGTGTTTCTTGGTTGGAGTGGGGAGAGGCTACCTTGGGACAGCCGGTTTTCTCAGGGTTCCCTTAGCTTTGCTCCGCGCAGAGGAGGTGACCCCACCCTGTgctgccctggccccgccccttacgttcccggccccgcccctcacgCCGCCAGCTGCCCGCGCCGCCGCAGTCTGCCGCCGCCCAGAGCGCCTGGGCTACTGCGCCTTCCGCGCCGCCCTTGCTGCAGACACCGGCGCGGTTAGCCACGTGGACCGACTCCGGGCGCGCTGTCCTCACGTAGTTCTAGCATCGGCTGGGGCTTACTGCGCTTCCCGCATCTCTGTACTCACCCCGCCTCTGAGCTCCGTTTCCATGGCGGCCCTGGTGTTGGAGGACGGGTCGGTCCTGCGGGGCCAGCCTTTTGGGGCCGCTGTGTCGACTGCCGGGGAAGTGG TGTTTCAAACCGGTATGGTCGGCTACCCCGAGGCTCTCACTGACCCTTCCTACAAAGCACAGATCTTAGTGCTGACATATCCTCTGATCGGTAACTACGGCATCCCCCCAGATGAAGTGGATGAGTTCGGGCTCAGCAAG TGGTTTGAATCCTCGGGGATCCATGTGGCAGGACTGGTGGTGGGAGAGAGCTGCCCTACACCCAGCCACTGGAGTACCACCTGTACCCTGCACGAGTGGCTGCAACAGCATGGCATACCTGGCCTGCAAG GAGTGGACACTCGGGAGCTGACTAAGAAGTTGCGAGAGCAAGGGTCTCTGCTGGGAAAGCTTGTCCAGGATGGGACAGAGCCTTCAACCCTGCCATTCTTGGACCCCAATGCCCGCCCCCTGGTGCCAGAGGTCTCCATTAAG GTTCCACGGGTATTCAATGCAGGGGGTACCCCTCGGATCCTTGCTTTGGACTGTGGCCTCAAGTATAATCAGATCCGATGCTTGTGCCAGCGTGGGGCAGAGGTCACTGTGGTACCCTGGGACCATGCATTAGATAGCCAGG AGTATGAGGGTCTCTTCCTGAGTAATGGCCCTGGTGACCCCACCTCCTATCCCAATGTGGTATCCACACTGAGCCGTGTCTTATCTGAACCTAACCCCCGACCTGTCTTCGGGATCTGTCTGGGACACCAGCTGTTGGCCTTAGCCATTGGGGCCAAGACTTACAAAATGAG ATACGGGAACCGAGGCCATAACCAGCCCTGCTTGCTGGTGGGCTCTGGGCGATGCTTTCTAACATCCCAGAACCATGGATTTGCTGTGGAAACAGATTCACTGCCAGCCAGCTGGCTTCCTCTCTTCACCAATGCCAATGACCACTCCAATGAAGGCATTGTACATGACAGCCTGCCCTTCTTCAG TGTCCAGTTTCACCCGGAGCACCAAGCTGGGCCTTTCGATATGGAagttctttttgatatttttctggaAACGGTGAAAGAATCCACAGCTGGGAACCCTGGGGGCCAGACAG TTCGAGAGCGGCTGGCTGAGCGCCTCTGTCTTCCTGGGATTCCCACCCCAGGCTCTGGCCTTCCACCACCACGAAAGGTTCTGATTCTGGGCTCAGGGGGCCTCTCCATTGGCCAAGCTGGAGAGTTTGACTACTCAGGCTCTCAG GCAATCAAGGCCCTGAAAGAGGAAAACATCCAGACATTGCTGATCAACCCCAACATTGCCACAGTGCAGACTTCCCAGGGTCTGGCCGACAAGGTCTATTTCCTGCCCATAACACCTCACTATGTGACCCAG gtGATCCGTAATGAGCGCCCAGATGGTGTGTTACTGACTTTTGGGGGCCAAACAGCTCTGAACTGTGGTGTGGAGCTGACCAAGGCTGGGGTGCTCGCTCGGTATGGGGTCCGGGTCCTGGGCACACCTGTGGAGACCATTGAACTGACCGAGGATCGGCGTGCGTTTGCCTCCAGGATGGCAGAGATcggagagcacgtggcccccagtgAGGCGGCGAATTCTCTTGAACAG GCCCAGGCAGCTGCCGAGAGACTGGGGTACCCTGTGCTGGTGCGTGCAGCCTTCGCCCTGGGTGGCCTGGGCTCTGGCTTTGCCTCTAACAAAGAGGAGCTCTCTGCTCTCGTGGCCCCAGCCTTTGCCCATACCAGCCAAGTGCTGGTAGACAAGTCCCTGAAAGGATGGAAGGAGATTGAGTATGAGGTGGTGAGAGATGCCTACGGCAACTGTGTCACG GTGTGTAACATGGAGAACCTAGATCCACTGGGAATCCACACTGGTGAGTCCATAGTGGTGGCTCCAAGCCAGACGCTGAATGACAGAGAGTACCAGCTTCTGCGGCAGACGGCCATCAAGGTGACTCAACACCTTGGAATCGTTGGGGAGTGCAATGTGCAGTATGCACTGAACCCTGAGTCTGAGCAG TACTACATCATAGAGGTGAATGCCAGGCTCTCTCGCAGCTCTGCTCTGGCCAGTAAGGCCACAGGCTATCCACTGGCCTATGTGGCAGCCAAGCTGGCTTTGGGCATCCCTCTGCCTGAGCTCAG GAACTCGGTGACAGGCGGAACAGCAGCCTTTGAACCCAGTCTAGATTACTGTGTGGTGAAGATTCCTCGCTGGGACCTCAGCAAGTTCCTCCGTGTCAGCACAAAGATTGGAAGCTGCATGAAGAGTGTTG GTGAAGTCATGGGCATTGGGCGCTCTTTTGAAGAGGCCTTCCAGAAGGCTCTGCGCATGGTGGATGAGAACTGTGTGGGCTTTGATCACACAGTAAAGCCTGTCAGCGATATG GAGTTGGAGACGCCAACAGACAAGCGGATCTTCGTGGTGGCAGCGGCTCTGTGGGCTGGATACTCAGTGGATCGCCTGTATGAGCTCACACGCATCGACCGCTGGTTCCTGCACCGAATGAAGCGGATCATAGCACACACCCAGCTGCTGGAGCAACACCGGGGGCAGTCTttgcccccagccctgctgcagcAGGCCAAGCGCCTTGGCTTCTCAGACAAGCAGATTGCCCTTGCGGTTCTCAG CACAGAGCTGGCTGTTCGCAAGCTGCGTCAGGAACTGGGGATCTGCCCAGCGGTGAAACAGATTGACACAGTTGCAGCTGAGTGGCCAGCCCAGACAAATTACTTGTACCTGACATACTGGGGCACCACCCATGACCTCAGCTTTCGAACGCCTCATGTCCTGGTCCTTGGCTCTGGCGTCTACCGTATCGGCTCCAGCGTTGAGTTTGACTGGTGTGCTGTGGGCTGCATCCAGCAGCTCCGAAAG ATGGGGTATAAGACCATCATGGTGAACTACAACCCAGAGACAGTCAGTACTGACTATGACATGTGTGACCGACTCTACTTTGATGAGATCTCTTTTGAG GTGGTGATGGACATCTATGAGCTGGAAAACCCGGAAGGCGTGATCCTATCCATGGGTGGGCAGCTGCCCAACAACATGGCCATGGCTTTGCATCGGCAGCAGTGCCGAGTGCTGGGCACCTCCCCTGAAGCCATTGACTCAGCTGAGAACCGTTTTAAGTTCTCCCGTCTCCTGGACACCATTGGCATCAGCCAGCCTCAGTGGAGGGAGCTCAGTGACCTAGAG TCTGCTCGCCAGTTCTGCCAGACCGTGGGTTACCCCTGTGTGGTGCGCCCCTCCTATGTGCTGAgtggtgctgctatgaatgtggcCTACACTGATGGGGACCTGGAGCGTTTCCTGAGCAGTGCGGCAGCTGTCTCCAAGGAGCACCCCGTGGTCATCTCCAAGTTCATCCAGGAGGCCAAG GAGATTGATGTGGATGCTGTGGCCTGTGATGGTGTGGTGGCAGCCATTGCCATCTCCGAGCACGTGGAGAATGCAGGTGTGCATTCAGGTGATGCCACGCTGGTGACCCCGCCACAAGACATCACTGCCAAAACCTTGGAGCGGATCAAAGCCATTGTGCACGCCGTGGGCCAGGAGCTGCAGGTCACAGGACCCTTCAATCTGCAGCTCATTGCCAAG GACGACCAGCTGAAAGTCATTGAATGCAACGTGCGTGTCTCTCGATCCTTCCCATTCGTCTCCAAGACACTAGGTGTGGACCTAGTAGCCTTGGCCACACGGGTCATCATGGGTGAAGAAGTGGAGCCTGTGGGGCTCATGACTGGCTCTGGAGTCGTGGGAGTAAAG GTGCCCCAGTTCTCGTTCTCTCGCCTGGCGGGTGCTGACGTGGTGCTGGGTGTGGAAATGACCAGTACCGGGGAAGTAGCCGGCTTTGGGGAGAGCCGTTGCGAGGCCTACCTCAAGGCCATGCTAAGCACTGGCTTTAAGATCCCCAAGAAGAACATCTTGCTGACCATTGGCAGCTATAAG AACAAAAGTGAGCTTCTCCCAACTGTGCGGCTGCTGGAGAGCCTGGGCTACAGCCTCTATGCCAGTCTGGGCACCGCTGACTTCTACACTGAGCACGGCGTCAAG GTAACAGCTGTGGACTGGCACTTTGAAGAGGCAGTGGATGGTGAGTGCCCGCCACAGCGAAGCATCCTGGAGCAACTTGCAGAGAAAAACTTTGAGCTAGTGATTAACCTGTCCATgcgtggggctgggggccggcgTCTCTCTTCCTTTGTCACCAAGGGCTACCGCACCCGGCGCCTGGCTGCTGATTTCTCTGTGCCCCTCATCATCGACATCAAGTGCACCAAACTGTTTGTGGAG GCCCTCGGACAGATCGGGCCAGCCCCTCCTTTGAAGGTGCACGTTGACTGCATGACCTCCCAAAAGCTCGTacggctgcctg GACTGATTGACATCCATGTGCACCTGCGGGAACCAGGTGGGACACACAAGGAGGACTTTGCCTCAGGCACAGCCGCTGCCCTGGCTGGGGGCGTCACCATGGTGTGTGCCATGCCTAATACTCGGCCCCCCATCATCGATGCCCCtgctctggccctggcccagAAG CTGGCAGAGGCTGGCGCCCGCTGTGACTATGCCTTATTCCTCGGAGCCTCGTCGGAAAATGCAGGGACCCTGGGCGCTGTGGCTGCGTCTGCTGCGGGGCTGAAACTCTACCTCAATGAGACCTTCTCTGAGCTGCAGCTGGACAGTGTGGCCCAGTGGATGGAG CACTTTGAGACATGGCCATCCCACCTCCCCATTGTGGCCCACGCAGAACGACAAAGCGTTGCTGCCATCCTCATGGTGGCCCAGCTGACCCAGCGCTCAGTGCACATCTGTCACGTGGCACGGAAGGAGGAG ATCCTGCTGATTAAAGCTGCAAAGGCACGGGGGCTTCCAGTGACTTGTGAGGTGGCGCCCCACCACCTGTTCCTGAGCCATGATGACCTCAAGCGTCTGGGACCCGGGAAGGGCGAGGTTCGGCCTGAGCTTGGCTCCCGGCAGGACATGGAAGCCCTGTGGGAGAACATGGCTGTCATCGACTGCTTTGCCTCTGACCATG ccccccacaccTTGGAGGAGAAGTGtgggccccagcctccccctggCTTCCCGGGGCTGGAGACcatgctgccgctgctgctgacAGCGGTGAGCGAGGGCCGGCTCAGCCTGGACGACCTGCTGCAGCGATTGCACCACAATCCTCGGCGCATCTTCCACCTTCCCCCGCAGGAGGACACCTATGTGGAG GTGGATCTGGAGCACGAATGGACAGTCCCCAGCCATATGCCTTTCTCCAAGGCCCACTGGACGCCCTTTGAAGGGCAGAAGGTGAAGGGCACCGTCCGCCGTGTGGTCCTACGAGGAGAGGTTGCCTATATTGACGGGCAG GTGCTGGTGCCACCAGGTTATGGACAGGATGTTCGCAAGTGGCCACAGGGGGCTGTTCCCCAGCTCACACCTTCAGCCCCTGCCGCCAGTGAGATAACCACG ACCCCAGAAAGGCCCCGCCGGGGCCTCCCAGGGCTTCCTGACGGCCGTTTCCATCTGCCGCCCCGAATCCACCGAGCCTCTGACCCAGGTTTGTCAG CTGAGGAGCCAAAGGAGAAGTCCCGGAAGGCAGCTGAGCCAG AGCTGATGGGAACCCTTGATGGCACCTGCTACCCTCCACCACCAGTACCTAGACAGGCATCACCCCAGAACCTGGGGACCCCTGGCCTGCTGCACCCCCAGACCTCACCCCTGCTGCACTCATTAGTGGGCCAACATATCCTGTCTGTCCAGCAGTTCACCAAGGATCAG ATGTCTCACCTGTTCAATGTGGCACACACGCTGCGCATGATGGTGCAGAAGGAGCGAAGCCTCGACATCCTCAAG GGGAAGGTGATGGCCTCCATGTTCTATGAGGTGAGCACACGGACCAGCAGCTCTTTTGCAGCAGCAATGGCCCGGCTAGGGGGTGCCGTGCTCAGCTTCTCGGAAGCCACATCCTCCGTCCAGAAGGGCGAATCCCTGGCTGACTCGGTGCAGACCATGAGCTGCTACGCCGACGTCGTCGTGCTGCGGCACCCCCAGCCAGGAGCAGTGGAG CTGGCAGCCAAGCACTGCCGGAGGCCAGTGATCAACGCCGGGGATGGGGTTGGAGAGCATCCCACCCAGGCCTTGCTGGATATCTTCACCATCCGGGAGGAGCTCGGGACGGTCAATGGCATGACG ATCACAATGGTGGGGGACCTGAAGCATGGACGCACGGTACATTCGCTGGCCTGCCTGCTTACCCAGTACCGCGTCAGCCTGCGCTACGTGGCACCCCCCAGCCTGCGCATGCCTCCCAACGTGCGGGCCTTCGTGGCCTCCCGCGGCACCAAGCAG GAGGAATTTGAGAGCATTGAGGAGGCGCTGCCTGATACGGACGTGCTTTACATGACTCGAATCCAGAAGGAGCGCTTTGGCTCCACCCAGGAGTATGAAGCT TGCTTTGGCCAGTTCATCCTCACTCCCCACATCATGACCCGGGCCAAGAAGAAGATGGTGGTGATGCACCCAATGCCTCGTGTCAATGAGATAAG TGTGGAGGTGGACTCGGACCCCCGAGCAGCCTACTTCCGCCAGGCCGAGAACGGCATGTACATCCGCATGGCTCTGTTAGCCACTGTGCTGGGCCGCTTCTAG
- the LOC102512948 gene encoding sodium-dependent multivitamin transporter, with product MSVGVTTSTPLSPTSDTNVITSTFSVVDYVVFVLLLVLSLAIGLYHAYRGWGRHSIGQLLMADRKMGCLPVALSLLATFQSAVAILGVPSEIYRFGTQYWFLGCSYFLGLLIPAHVFIPVFYRLHLTSAYEYLELRFNTAVRVCGTVTFIFQMVIYMGVVLYAPSLALNAVTGFDLWLSVLTLGIVCTIYTALGGLKAVIWTDVFQTLVMFLGQLVVIIVGSAKVGGLGHVWDVASQHGLISGIELDPDPFVRHTFWTLAFGGVFMMLSLYGVNQAQVQRYLSSRTEKAAVLSCYVVFPCQQVVLCMGCLIGLVMFAYYQEYPMSTQQSQAAPDQFVLYFVMDLLRGLPGLPGLFVACLFSGSLSTISSAFNSLATVTLEDLIRPWFPHFSEVRATVLSRIIAFGYGLLCLGMAYISSQMGPVLQAALSIFGMVGGPLLGLFCLGMFFPCANPPGAIIGLLAGLIMAFWIGIGSIVTSMNLGTAPSPLNGSSFSLPSNLTTVTLATVMPSTTLSKPTGLQRLYSLSYLWYSAHNSTTVIVVGLAVSLLTGGMRGRTLNPQTIYPVLPRLLALLPLSCQKRLHCKTRSQDLSVDTTAFPEKMSNGVLRGSRDKEAMAVAEEGSAHQGISPTFILQETSL from the exons ATGAGTGTGGGGGTGACCAcctccactcccctctccccaacctcAGACACAAACGTGATCACATCCACCTTCTCCGTGGTGGACTATGTGGTCTTTGTCTTGCTGCTGGTTCTCTCCCTTGCCATTGGGCTGTATCATGCCTATCGTGGCTGGGGCCGGCATTCCATCGGCCAGCTCCTAATGGCAGACCGCAAGATGGGCTGCCTTCCTGTGGCGCTGTCCTTGCTGGCCACCTTCCAGTCAGCCGTGGCCATCCTGGGTGTGCCATCTGAGATCTACCGATTCGGGACCCAGTATTGGTTCCTGGGCTGCTCCTATTTCCTGGGACTGCTGATCCCTGCACACGTCTTCATCCCTGTCTTCTACCGACTGCACCTCACCAGTGCCTATGAG TACCTGGAGCTCCGATTCAATACAGCTGTGCGGGTTTGTGGGACCGTGACCTTCATCTTTCAGATG GTGATCTACATGGGTGTCGTCCTCTATGCACCATCACTGGCCCTCAATGCAG TGACCGGCTTTGATCTCTGGTTATCGGTGCTGACCCTAGGCATTGTCTGTACCATCTACACTGCTCTG GGTGGACTGAAGGCAGTCATCTGGACAGATGTGTTCCAGACACTGGTCATGTTCCTAGGGCAGCTGGTGGTTATCATTGTGGGGTCGGCCAAGGTGGGCGGCTTGGGGCATGTGTGGGATGTGGCTTCCCAGCACGGCCTCATCTCTGGAATCGA GCTGGATCCGGACCCTTTTGTGAGGCACACTTTCTGGACGTTGGCTTTCGGGGGTGTCTTCATGATGCTCTCCTTGTATGGAGTGAACCAGGCTCAGGTTCAGCGCTACCTCAGTTCCCGCACGGAGAAGGCTGCTGTGCT GTCCTGCTACGTGGTCTTCCCTTGCCAGCAGGTGGTCCTTTGCATGGGCTGCCTCATTGGCCTGGTCATGTTTGCCTACTATCAGGAGTATCCCATGAGCACCCAGCAGTCTCAAGCAGCCCCTGACCAG TTCGTCTTGTACTTTGTGATGGATCTCCTGCGAGGCCTGCCGGGCCTGCCTGGGCTCTTTGTCGCCTGCCTCTTCAGTGGCTCCCTCAG cACCATATCCTCTGCTTTTAATTCATTGGCAACTGTTACGCTGGAAGACCTGATTCGACCCTGGTTCCCTCATTTCTCTGAAGTCCGGGCCACCGTGCTTTCCAGAATCATCG CCTTTGGCTATGGGCTGCTTTGTCTGGGAATGGCCTATATTTCCTCCCAGATGGGACCTGTGCTGCAG GCAGCACTCAGCATCTTTGGCATGGTTGGGGGCCCGCTGCTCGGACTCTTCTGCCTTGGGATGTTCTTTCCTTGTGCCAACCCTCCT GGTGCCATCATAGGCCTGTTGGCTGGACTCATCATGGCCTTCTGGATCGGCATTGGGAGCATAGTGACCAGCATGAACTTAGGCACAGCACCATCTCCCCTTAATGGGTCCAGCTTCTCCCTGCCCAGCAACCTGACCACTGTCACCTTGGCCACAGTGATGCCCTCGACCACCCTCTCCAA gcCCACAGGGCTGCAGCGGCTCTACTCCCTTTCGTATTTATGGTACAGCGCTCACAACTCCACCACGGTCATTGTGGTGGGCCTGGCTGTCAGTCTGCTCACTG GGGGAATGCGGGGCCGGACCCTGAACCCTCAGACCATTTACCCAGTGTTGCCAAGACTCCTTGCCCTCCTGCCCCTGTCCTGTCAGAAGCGATTGCACTGCAAAACCCGCAGCCAG GACCTGTCTGTGGACACCACTGCGTTTCCGGAGAAGATGAGTAACGGGGTGCTAAGGGGCAGCAGGGACAAGGAGGCCATGGCAGTGGCTGAGGAAGGCTCAGCCCACCAGGGTATCAGCCCCACCTTCATCCTCCAGGAGACCTCACTGTGA